The genome window tgttcattttcgctaaggattacaaggtcgttgattacaaaaattcataggtttcattctcaattcattcattgatttgttttgagtctcgttatttcataaccttcggacggacccttatttaatccttgtttatatccatattcacagtcgatcttcttcttcccgtcctccgtcctacagtcgtcattcaatggaatatgaacctgtccggaggactcatgaaattccatattaACCTCCGGGTATTGTAGCGAAGCGGCGGATCGGGCCCAATGGCCTCTTTTGGGGGAGATTTGACTCCGTTTTGGTTGGTTAAATAATATACTAAAAAAGTACCAATATTCCGATCGGAGTTGCGGGCCTTCTCGTCGGCGGATCGGGCCCTCTCATCGGGGTTAGTATTATTGTTCTTCATCGGGGTTGTGCTATTACAGGGGTGCTATAAGGAGCTCCGCCAGTATTTCATTTTCTGATTCCTCCGCTTGCTTTAGTATCTGCGGGTAGTCTCTCATCCAGGCGAAGAAAGTTTCAGGTTCGGGGATCCTTTTTTCCGCGAGCTCGTCGTATCTTTCTGCAAGTAGCCTTTCCCTTTCTGGGACCCCATGTAGAATAATAAGTAGTAAATCCTCCTCTTGTTTGTCTTGCTGTCTTCTTAAAGTGAGGGGCCAAATAGTGAAATCGGTTTCGTCTTCATGCGCTGTCCTGAAAATGGCTTGGGGTGGATATTCTTTGTCAAGCTCTTCGAAGTTTTCTCCGTATTTGGGAAGGGGGACAACGGCGAAATTGagtaaattcattttcattcgTTTTAAGAGTGAAAAGGATATTATCAGTCTTCTTGCCCCAGGATTTCCCGTCTTTAGGAGGTGTAAGGGGCTGTCTTCAAAGCCTTTTATATAGAGTAAGGATTCTGTCATTTCGGAAGTCAGGGGTTTCTCTACTACTTGGAGGGAGTTGTATCTGAGCACGGGGTCCGGTATCTGCCCTTGAGAGTCAAATGCAGTCCGCATGCAAATAGCTCCATAAAGGGTGGCGGGGGATCCTTTCTGCAAATTCGTCGTATCTTTCAAGGTTGGGATGCTTCGTATCTTTCAAAATTCGTCGTATCTTTCAAGGTTGGGATGCTTTTCTTTTGGCCTGCAGTAAAGGAGTTGAGAGCTCTCTTTCTCCTGTTTTCTTTCCTATATTATCTAACCGAACTGAACTAATGTGAAATAACAAAATCGAACTCAAAATAGAATTACAAATTCAGAgatccgccctactactgtgaatttagatagggcttacaatggaagtccttctgtttcggctgtaatgtaattttgaattcaatattgaatgaatagagagattaaatcaagaaaaacaatgaagaatgaaaagaatgctttaaaagaaatggaagaacaaaagtcgtatggattcacaaaaactacgtggatggataggaactaaaaaagagagattgaagtagtttggacgatgaaataatattattacttcaattcgtaatttttagttggataaatcttagtgatggaataataagttataattcattggttgattgtatcattaaccatttctttcttttggtgtgaggaacttatcatgaatccactgatttctgccgcttccgttattgctgctgggttggccgtcgggcttgcttctattggacctgggattggtcaaggtactgctgcgggccaagctgtagaagggatcgcgagacaacccgaggcggagggaaaaatccgaggtacttgatttcttagtctggcttttatggaagctttaacaatttatggactggttgtagcattagcactttgatttgcgaatccttttgtttaatcctaaaaaaatgaCGTATTTTGTTTCGTATTtgatttacttggacttgctgctcttgctttttcgaattatatgaagctttcactcctacaattacttattcgttgggacaataacctatgggaaggattgatttgaggatgaggcattagcatactgactcgccttcttccttcttagtccaatctcgaatggaactttgTTTGAGGACTCCTAGATAGGAAATGAATCAAATAAGTAAGctcttctttcatttctttgggttactggcgCCTAGGCCCTTGTTCATCTCAACtccactaattaagctactccagatgagcaaagaatttgcgaaaaaaagaaatccaagaaatctaagctggtgtattgattttttttggaatcCAAGAAATCTAGTGTGTGCGAGTTCTTTATTTCAAGAAGAAGTTGGATTTCAGcttcaatcttttctttttttcaaattccatttttttttcaaaaagccGCTCCACGGTGGTAAAGTCTCATCTTGTGTCTTGGCCGAAGTGACAATAGTCACATTGAACCCTAGAGTCTTAGAGAAGATCTCGAAATGATCTGCCAGTTCCGGGAAGAATTCGAAAAACTCCGTTTCCATCGAGAATTTCATGGAGTTTTCCCGTATTTCGGCCGGAGAATTTAAGAAAGACATTACTATTCCTATAatgattttgaaagaaaaattagacATTTCATGCCCTCGGAGAGTGCTTTCTCGTGCTAGGTCACTGACATATCCTTTGTCTTTATTTGACTCCAAGAATGGATTGGATCGAAAGGACTTTCCTGTCGAACCCCTTGTCTGTATCAATTTCTGACCGCGCAGAATCTCCATAgccaattttccattttttcttctGAAATCATAGGGTTCCTTTGGCACGACTCTTATTGAAGACGATCCAGGAACTTCCATAACGTTGGTGTGATTCTGTTTGAGCAACGGATCCTGACGTGATATATCTTCGTAATGAAACTGGAGTTGTTGGCTCGGACCCATTCCTAAGGGGAAAGAGGGCCCCAAGCTTATATACCCCCGGACAGGGAGGTCTAGAATTCCACAGCGATGAATGACCCCAGATAAGGCCAGTTCTGGGAGACAGATAAGGGGATTGAGTACAGAGATGCAATGAAACCGGGTGTGAATCGGGTACTCGCCTTAATTATGAGAGGCTGAACATTCCTCTTGCCCAAATTGACCAGAATGAATGCATCTTGCTTTCTCTGGACAGGGCTCAAGAGTGAACATTCTTTCTTGGTGGAAAAAAAAGACCTTTGGGTTTGGTGGAGAAGTGGCTATGAAAAGGTTTGAGAGGGCCAATGGAATTGATGCGAAATCCTTTTGACTATAGTATAGAATTAataagctaccacggaccgggttAGTGGAATTCAGAGGTCCGACTAGAAACTGAAAGGAGCTGAGAACCAACTAAAGAAACCTATCCAGATCCATTGAGGCGgatgaatgaagaaaaaaaggtgAATATGGAGGAAATTCAGCTACGTagaaccaaaaacaaaggtccaggtgactcattcatggaagaggttaatatgtccttatcaatgagaggctcaaagaatttgagaacttctctcctttctttttttcaaatatgTGCTATTCTGAATGAAACGAAGAGTAACTAAAGAAAATGAGCCCAAGGATTGAAATGAAATGCAGTCATCAGTCATGTGTCAACGCCTTTCTCCATGAAATCTGATCTCCGTCGTCTTATATTGAGGTCAAAGAAAGCGCTTCTTGCCTGTATAGCTTTAAGGAGCAGAGATCTAGCAAGGCATTCTAGGCACAGTGGTATTGGATGCATCGTTAGGTTGTGCCGAGTCAAATCAGCTCCCTTTTTTTCCGTTGCAGAAAAGAGATCCCTTCCCCCCGCTTTCGAAAATGATGAATATTCAGTCCGTGGGTCTGCAGGTACTATGGATCCTCTGACTCCCAATCGGCTTGCCCTCCCAGGTCTCGCCGGTCTTGCCTGTAGGTCGTGATATGCCTCGAGATGGCCGTCTCCTGTCCCCCTGCCGGTGGGGAATCCGCTCCCGGGTCCTCGCTCTGCTGCGTCTGGCCCGTCCTCTAGGCACCTTTGGAAGGCAGGGAGTGTGACAACGTACACGCTTCCCTTTAGTCCATAGGGCCTTCTCATCAGTTGCAGGGTTTGGTGGCCCGAAATTGACTTGGCTTCGCCAAAAGGCCTCATCTCGTTAAGCCCGGCTCGCGAGGCGTCCCTCCCGCAGTAGGGTTCCAAACCTCGCTCTTGTGACATGCTATCTTTCCCCTCTTCATTCCCAAGTCAAGGGTCAGTCCCATGCGTCAGTTTGTGGATCGCGGTCTCACGCACTAATCCCTACAGGTGCCCGTAGTAGGCCGGCCGCCCTACCTAAACCAATCATCATATCGGTCCCTAAGCCCCATTGCTGGAAAGGCTCGGCTTCAAAACCGTACGTGGAGCTTCcgcctcatacggctcctctaGGAATGGAGGTAGGCCAAGCCCAGGCTTGTGCGGTTAAGGTTGTTATACTAcactcaaaacaaaaaaagaaggaagaatcgCAAGGACGATTTGATTTGGGACCCCCAACGAGAAAAGCAGCATTTTCGGGGAATAGCTGATCCTATGCAAACAAGAACGAGAACAGAACCTCGCCCTCGCCTTCCCTCCtttcaatttcaaaagaaaaaaaaaatggacaatGGACTTCTAATTAATCTAAAAAATCGCGCCAGCGAGGAGCCCTCAAGATCTCCCAAACGTAATAGGACTGATGTCCATGTTTGTGGAGATCTTTTAGGAAATCGAGTAGAAAAGAGATTTCCTCCTTGTCTCGTTCTTGTACGTTCAACTCGTCCTCAAAGGAGTCCAGCTCCTTACGGTGCTCTTCCAAGTAATAGACAAAGCTACTTTTGGGATCGCAGGCTGCGTTCTGGACGAGGTCGGCCTTGTTCTCTATAATTTTCAGAAATCTCGAATAACAGGAGTGTTTGAGTTCCCGAATCTCCAGATCTCGTTTGGAGAACTCTATGAACCCATCGTAGTCTTTTTGGGTTGTAAAAGAATCCAGAGGTTGTTTCAAAGATTCCCGCCAGAAGAGCCCTGGCTCCTTTCCCAGGAGAAAAATACAGTTCTCCCTCTCTAATCTTCGGATTCGATTAAAAAGGGAGGTTTCCTCTGCCGTATTTGGAGTCACGGGCCAAGGTTCCGAGAGGACCTGGAGGGCGAAGGAATCCTCCGAAGAAGAAGGATTATCAAAATAAGTCGAAGAAGAAGGATTATCAAAAAAAGTGATCATAAGGCTGGCGCAAATAGTAGTAGAAAAAAGAGTATGAAATTGAAAACGTAGAAAGTAGAGGCAGATTGAGGTCAAAGAGAGAAGGCTTAAATAGAGGATCCAAAAAAAGATTTTTCCTCTTTTGAGTTTTTGAAAAGATCCTTTTCTAATATTCAGAAATAGGATCATACTCAAAAGTATGAAAAAGAGGGGTATGAGAACCGCCCACCCTCCTCTGATTTGTTCTCTGCCTTCTGCTCCGATAGACAAAAAAATGCTAATAGGGGGCAGAATCCGAACAAGAAAAAAACAGAGGTTCAAAGCAAAGCATTTGAATTGAGTGGAGTGAATTTGCTTTTGGTTTAATATGGTATCGATAGCTATAGCAGTTTTTCCAGTTTGTCGGTCCCCGATTATCAGTTCTCGTTGGCCCCGGCTATCCACCGCTTTTAACCCTGTTTGCATAGGCTCGTGCACTGATTTACGTTCAATAATCCCAGGGGCTTTCACTTCGACACGTCTTCGCTCGTGATCGCTGAGAGCCCCTCTTCCATCAATGGGTGCTCCCAAGGCGTCGACCACACGCCCGAGCATAGCCTTTCCCGCCGGAACATCCACAATCGATCCAGTGCGCTTGACAAGATCTCCTTCCTTAATAGCGGTATCACTACCAAAGACAACAATGCCTACATTCTCATTCTCAAGATTTAAGGCTATTCCTTTGACACCGCTGGAAAATTCCACCATTTCCCCAGCTTGAATCTCCTTCAATCCATAAACTCGGGCAATTCCATCTCCTACAGATAGGACTCGACCCATCTCATCCACTTGAAAAGACGTTTTGAAGTTCGTAATTCTACCTTCTAAGAAAGTTGTTAGTTCTGCTGCTCCGGGAGAGAATTCCATGAAAGAAAAGGGGCGTCCAGTGAGATGAGAAATGCCACAGGCTCATAGATCTGAGCCATATAATATAAAACAAGAGAAGGCACTGCCTTCTAAATTACCGAGAGCAAGGCGCGataagcagctcgactaagaaaggaaggaagatttgagtctcaaattctttgagaaTTCCACTCATTCAATGCCTGAGGACGGCTTTCCTTCCTTGAATTCtgctttttcttcctttcaattCAAACGAGCCATAATGTTCGTGGATTCGGAATGAACAAGTCCGACGGGTCAGAATGACCTCTTTgatccatattcatctgtggATAGGTCGGACTCATGAATTCCAAAACTTCTGTAGCGGAGTAGtcttgtcttctttttcttcttccgcttCCTTAGACCTTCTGCTTCTGTTGTTGGACCTCTTGATTCCAGCGCTTAGTAAGCTAGGCCAAGGCCCTTGTATAGGTTGGAGCTTCAAAGCGGACCTGATTATTAGAGAGAAAGGGCTTTTGAACTAGCAGCTAAATTCAGTCTTTGAGACCCCATAACATAAGAAAGTCGTGGAGTGCATAAGCCCCAGATAGGAGCTACTTTCTTGTGGTATTCGAATGAGCAAGTAGGGGGCGGCAACTAAAGAGGTAGCGAGACTGACCGCAATTGCAGGAATAGGTTGACTTTCTTTCATTTTGGTTATGGGGAAAGTGCAAGTCCTTTCGTTTAGTACGAGATCGCTGAACACCTCGCGGTGCTTACACCTCTCGCCTATCGAAGTGATGTTCAAAAACCTCGTCCGAGAACTTGTATAGAGAAGGATTTCCCGCGGCGCAGCGGTTCTTCCATACCAACTTAGCTGCCCGGCGCTGCTATTGGCATAACAACCGGTACACCATAGGTTGGCCCAACCcagtcctctcgtactagggttGGCTCCTCGCAGTTCTCCCTTTCACACCAACGGTAGATAGgaaccgaactgtctcacgacgttctaaACCCAACTCACGTACCACTTTCATCGGCGAACAACCGAACCCTTGGGACCTTCTTCAACCCCAGGATGTGATGAgtcgacatcgaggtgccaaacgaCTCCGTCAATAAGAGCTCTTGGGAGtcatcagcctgttatccccgGCGTACCTTTGATCCGTTGAGCGAGAGCCCTTCCACACGGAACTCCCGGATCACTATGGCCGACTTTCGTCTCTGTTCGACCAGTCGGTCTCACAGTCAGGCAGGCTTATACCATTACGCTCACGAGCAGAATCTGAGCTTGAGCCTACCTTCGCACACCTCCGTTACTCTTTAGGAGGCATCCGCCCCAGATAAACTACCCACCTTGCAGTGTCCCGCCCCCCCCCGAAAACTCGGTGCGGCGGTTAGGCATCCTTAGACGAAAGAGTGGTCTTTCAGGATTGGTCGTTGTGTGTCACCACCTCCCACCTATCCTACACATTCGATCAAGGTTGTCACTGCGAAGCTATAGTGAAGGTGCACGGGGTCTTACCGTCTAGCCGTTGGTACTCCGCATCTTCACGGAGAATTCAATTTCACCGGGTCCATGTCGGAGACAGCGGGGCAGTCGTGACACCATTCGTGCAGGTCGCTACTTAtgcgacaaggaatttcgctaccttaggacagTTAGAGTTACTGCCGCCGTTTACCGGGGCTTCCATTCAAAGCTTATCACACTTCTCCTTCCGACCTTCCAGCACCGGGCAGGTGTCAGACTCTATACATCGTGTTACCACTTAGCAGAGTCCTGTGTTTTTAATAAACAGTCGCTACCCCCTGGTATGTGCCGCTTTCCTAAGAAAAAGATAGGAgagcaccccttctcccgaagttacggggtcattttgccgagttccttcgACATGGTTCTCTCAAGCGCCCTAGTATACTCTACTTGTTCACCTGTGTCGGTTTGGGGTACGGTCAGTTCACCGGGAGGATCGCCCTCCCAAAAAGAAGTTTTTTCCTGGAAGTTTCAACCTTGTGAACTATGACAAGAGTCGCGACTATAAACAGACTCACGACTATGGCGGTACGCTCTCTCGGGACCCCTACTCAAAGGCGAGCACTGGAATGAGAAAGGCTTGTAGACTCGTGAGGCTGAACGAGACATTCGAAAACGAAAGCGCACACTCTCAAGTGCTGAGAAAGGTGTCAGCAGGTGCGCGGAGCCGGAGCCCGCCTCGCCCGCTGGGCCGAGTCAAAGCCCACTTCAGAGTCAAAGCCTTTAGATAACAAAAAAAGGTGTCCGcccccccacgtagcggtcgcCAAACGGAGACGAGAGTTTCGCCTTTCGGCCGCGCCAGTCGCGTAGGGCGACCGGACCAGGCCGAGTCAGAAAGGCTTTGATGACTCAAGGTGAATCCCACGGAGCGGGAAAGGAGAGTGAGGGGAAGAGGGGGCTGCCCTCGGCCCGATCATCCTATTCGCTCCAACAGACAGGCATGGTTCTGTAGTCAAAGCTACTTCGTCACTTTCGTGTACCCATCGGACGGCAGCCCTTTCGGGGGTTCCTTAGGGACCGATTCACTCTGCGTAGATTGACTGAACGCAGAAAGCCTTCCACTGGCAGGCGATCGTGTTTTTCACAGGATTTCTCGTTACTCATGTCAGCATTCTCACTTCTGATATCTCCAGGTCTTGTCACCAAAAACCTTCCCCGATTGACAGAACGTCCCGCTACTGACACTTGAAAAAGCTGCTTTCAAGGTCTCGTCGCTTCGGTGAATCACTTGAGCCCCGAGACATTTTCGGTGCCATGGAGCTAGaccagtgagctattacgcttTCTTCAAAGGATGGCTGCTTCCAAGCCCACCTCCTGGTTGTCATCGCTCGAGAACTTCCTTTTCCACTAAGTGATTGCTTAGGGACCTTAGCGTACGATctgggctgtttccctctcgacttTGGATCTTAGCACCCCAAAAGTCTGTCTGTACAAACGATCTAGGCCTGTATTCGGAGTTTCCCTGGGGTTGGTAAGGCGAAATGGGGCCACCCTAGCCCATTGAGTGCTCTACCTCGGGCCATCGACATCATACGCTCTACTGAAATAGATTTCGCGGAAAACCAGCTATATCCGATCTTGGTTGGCCTTTCACCCCTAGCCACAAGTCATCCCCGTATTTTGCCACATACGTGGGTTCGGTCCTCCAAGGCCTGTTAGAGCTCTCTTCAACCTGCTCATGGCTAGATCGATCGGTTTCGGGTCAAATAGGAAGAACGAGAATCTTCCACCTCTGGAAAGCGCCTACACCTAATGGCTTAAGCCGCAGTTCCCATTTTCTCGCTGACCCATCATGCAAAAGGTACGCCGTTAGAGTGAGATAGCTTGACTAAGAGAATCTCAAGTCAAGGCTTGCCGCTCCTTCGACTGATTGAAAGCATCGGATCTCAGGTTCTCTATTGCACTCCCTAAATAGGGTTCTTTTCACCTTTCCCTCACGGTACTTGTACGCTATCGGTCATTGAGGAATACTTAGGCTTAGAGGGTGGTCCCCCTTTCTCGCGTAAAAGCGATCAGAATTCGAACACGCCGCGTTTGACTGGGAAGGATCGAACCATGGGAACGAATCTACAGGGCTATCACCTTCTTTGGCCAGATCTTCCAACCTTTTcacaactcaaattctttgacccttgaCCTCGTATGAAAGGTCAAGCGGCTTGCTGGTTTTTCCATCATCCAATCCACAACAAATCGAATGAAACCTggcgaaaaagaaaaagaagttcaCGTTCACACTTTGCTGAGGAACTCGCTCgaccccacggagcggttcGAAGAAGATCGACTtcagtcaatgaacaaagcctcgtctttctttttctgaaaACCCCCAATCCGCtctcgctcgccgctactaacGGGGTCTCGGTTGATTTCCCTTCCTTtagctactaagatgtttcagttcgctaAGTTTGAAAAGTCCAAAGTTCGCTAAGTTTGAAAAGTCCAAAGAGCGCAGACTAGCCACGGAGCTTGGATACGGTTTCCCGATCGGAGATCCATGGATCACAGACGAGATCTCCCCATGGCCTTTCGCCTCTGAAAGCGTCCTTCCTTCTCAATGCCCGGGCATCCATCCAATGCATTCTTTTCTATACAGTAGGGTAGACTGAAAAAAAACACCAAGAAAATCTCGAAAGACTTTGATCAAATGAACTTGATGAGAAAAGAAAGCACGTAGCCTCCGAAGGCGCGAAGCGGAGCGACTCAAATCAAAGACGTGGggacttgtcttcttcttatagGCTTTCCCTGTATATGTGTTCTTAATAAAAGCAAGCAGAATGAGCCCGCTAAAcccagagaatgaaagaagaaactctcaaattctttgccGTAGGTACACTTCCATATTACTAGATTCTCCAGACGATGAAATCTCGTCTTCTCGTCTTCTCGTCTTCTTGGCTAGAAGCTTTACCAGTTGGCTTTCAGAGTCCTTCGGTCTTCAGAGTCCTAACGGAGGCTCCGTCTGAGGCTTTTAGTGGACAACCGGAGGCAAGGTTAGAAGCCAAGCGACTGAAGAGGAGCGCAAATGGACGGAGGACCGGACCACTAAAAAAGAGAAAGCCATGTGGAAATTCTTTGAGTTATGTGAAGAAATTGATGATTTCTTTATGCAATTAGTTtcttaatattaataatgagaTCAACTTCTTCTTAGCGTAATTCGATAGGACGAATCGGAATGAGGAGATGTTCTGAAATCAGAGGGCAAATTCAAGAAAGAGGCGCACTAAGAAATGAGAAGTTGAATCAGAGTACGTACGATCACTTGAATCAGACTTTATCCGGAAGTAGTTCCATGAGAAGCTAGGGACCCCACTGGTGGCACTGAAATCGTCTCCTCGATCAAGAGGTTATTAGTCTCAAAGGAAGAGGAAGTAATAGCTCGACGTTCAAGGGCACATACTGAGTTTACGAAGAAGAGGAGAAAGGGTCGATCTTGTGCAAGGTTGTAGAACGAGAGAGAAAGAGACCAGTGGCAGCTTTTCTTGCTGTGGAAGTTGCTGTTTTTGCTCTTTCTTCAGTGGTTGAAGGAGAGGTTCTAGCTTTTCTTGTTCCGGTTGAATAAGTGGCAGTGGACATTGGCAGCTGAGGCTGCTATCTCTCTTGCCCAAGCAAGGCAAATATCAAGGCTTAAAACGAGAAATCCTGGGATTGTAATGTCCCAGTTGGTTAGTCTCTAATACTGTGATTTGACTATTTCATGATTCCACGTTCTTTaaggaagaaaggtcagactCCGAAGTCAGATAATCAGCCGTAGCCCATCCAATAAGGAAGAACAGACTCAAAAGTCAGATAAGACTTAAGGCGCGAAGCGACAACCTACTAAACCTACGGCAGAACTGGAGGCAAGGGGCGAAGAGAAGATACCGTAGGTCAGACTattacaaagaagaagaagacgataagACGATCAGACGATCAGACGAGATTTCATCGTCTTCCGAATCGTCTTCTAAATCTCATATTACATTGAACCTTGCCATAGGTTGTTCTGACTTTTAGTATTAGTAGGTAAGACGATAAGACGATAAGACCACCGGAGGCAAGGAATCCTTGAGTCCTCCGGTCTTCAGACTCCTAACGGAGGGAGAATCGTCTCCGAATCTAGTAATAAAACATCCTTTCATTCTCAATTTCACTCATTCACGAGAAAAGCATGAAATCTTTGATGAAGAATTTCTCAATCCTCAGTGGTTGGAAACTGGTTGATGAATCAGTCTTTTGAAGTGATTGGAAACTCTTTGACTAGGGAGTGAGTCACTTTTCGCCTATGCTAGcagcaaaaaaag of Cucumis melo cultivar AY unplaced genomic scaffold, USDA_Cmelo_AY_1.0 utg000513l, whole genome shotgun sequence contains these proteins:
- the LOC127146168 gene encoding 60S ribosomal protein L5, mitochondrial-like produces the protein MGPSQQLQFHYEDISRQDPLLKQNHTNVMEVPGSSSIRVVPKEPYDFRRKNGKLAMEILRGQKLIQTRGSTGKSFRSNPFLESNKDKGYVSDLARESTLRGHEMSNFSFKIIIGIVMSFLNSPAEIRENSMKFSMETEFFEFFPELADHFEIFSKTLGFNVTIVTSAKTQDETLPPWSGFLKKKWNLKKRKD